The genomic region CCTCCAATTTATCTACAGTCCTCTGGAGATAGCCAAAAGAATTCAGCATAGCAAATCCTCTTTGTAGGAAGCCAGAAGGAATAGAGAAACAATACAAGGTGacagccaaaaatattttttttcagtattaaagcagaagagaaagtaaAGGATATGAAGATAGAGACAGCAAAATTCTCAGAGATTCAGCATTTAAGCCACAGAATCTTATATTCTCCTCCAAGATTAACTGAAACTAGTTTACAGCTGAAACAGTGTAAACCATCAGCTACAAAAAGATAACAGATCTATACAGATCATGCCACTAATTCTAACTGTGGAATCTGATCTTTCGGAGGTCACCCAGTGAGTTGTGTTAGTGGGATTGTTCATGTTTAAAGAATATGAATTTGGAAATAAACTGCATTATGCAGGTGCTCAGCAGTACTTTTCCCCTGCAGGAAATAGGAGACAGGCCATGTTATCGTACCTTCTACTGAAAAAGGCAGCTAAGTGATATTTAGCCTAGGTAAGAGTCTGTGAAGAGACAGGATTTGAAGTCTGTCAGTAGTTTCTGCTGGTGAAAGCATCTGACATACATTCAAGCACCTTCCTGAGGTGGGGTCCTAGGTAGTCAATTTCAttggcattttatttctttatcagaataataaatatacagatgcggggggggttgggggggggatgcaTTTTGAGCCAGATGTGCAGCAGCTCTAAAATCAGTGCCAGCCCACAGAAGCTGGTATGTACATCTGTATTCACACCACAGGGATCTTGCTCTTCATGGCCATGAACGTGACATGGACTTCCTGTCTGAGGGTAATATAAACTGTCATCACAAAGACTAAAGCATGTATTTATTCCACTAACTGTATctttaattgtttaaaatggAGGAGCCTGGAATTACACAGTCACATAATTGGAATTAAGGCAAACaatgtacaaatatttataaaatcagTGTACAAAGTATGCTGTATATAATTGCATTAAGTAGAAAACGGATATACAGGCCGTAAAAATATAGTCCCAAAGAAGAGGATACTATTAAAGTGCTAACATGAACAAGTAATGCATAGTTCAttacatgctttaaaaaaaccCTAGTATTTTATTCCCATGATCACCAGCAAACGTCATAGAACAAAAGTTAAATCAATACTTTGTCCTGCACTGATGTCCACCACGTGGGTTTGTTTCACCATGTCCTCTGAGGTTGCTGTGATAGAATAGGTGCCAGGAGAAACTTCAATGTAGATATCTTTGGAAGCTTTCCTGGTCTGtaggggtggggaggggagaatAAACAAACATCATTACTATTTAGTTATATTGAATTTcccataaaaatataaattttgaatttgggtgaaaatatttaatctgcTATAtaaacattaacttttttttttcaaagtacaCAGGCAATATATAGACCAAACTGCAAAATGTTTCTATTAATACCAAAATTAGCGAATGTCATATTCAAAGTATTTAATCGATTGATTTAATCAATGGAAATAATCAACATGCTATAATTTCTCcctcagaaaactgaaagctgtCAACCTAAACAATTTTGAACATAAACATGGAAGTCATCTATACACCAGGGTACTCTCATCAATTTGTACTGTGGTATAGATTCCGTATTTCTCATCTTTTGTGGCTTAGAAGTTCCCAAAATTGATTTGGTGAGGTGTTTGGCTTTGAAAAATAAGGTTTTCTTCTCCTGGACGAACAGGAGTCTTCAGAAAGACTGTATCAGGGCCCGGCATAACTGGCTAAGCAACTGCAGCATGCATGTGTTGCTTGCCTTTTTTGAGCGTTGGGAATGTGTCCGGAGCACAAATGAGGTGAGAGTGGAGGACTGCTGGATTATTGCTGCTGATGCAAATCACAACAGCCTAAGATTATTCACAATGTTTTGACGTTTTGTATCAGTCcaaaatattaaacagatttAACTAGTTATGTGCCATAATGTCACGATCTGATTTATATTTAATTGTGTAAGTCTCTGTCCATTCTGTTGCCCATCTATACATGCATTAGGATTATGAACGCATTGCTGATTAATCTGTGCCATCACAAGATCTCCACACCTGACTGTAAATTTTAACCAGCTTGATGCAAAATGCTAGGGAAATGCTATatctcaatttaaaaacaaagtattctGTAAACTTACACACTGATGGCAAGTTCTAGCTCGACTGGATTCTCCTGCAGATgcatttttctggaaagaaaaagatgctgcTTTCTAATGATAAcctcagaaaatacaaatttagcCCCTGAGAGAGGGGATGTTCCAAGTCCGTTAAACTTTCCCCTCCACAAAATGACTGAAATGATTGCTGCCACGAGAATTTACTCTGCCCTCCCGCCCTGCCCAGCCAAAGACTCAGATCAGTCCACAGTTTCATGTGCCCATGATGTCAATCCACATAAATTCACGTGAGCAAGCGTCACAGATGCTGGATGGACTACAGTTGTCCCATGGTGAGGGAAGGATTAacctttaattaaaataaaacaaattccCGCTTACCTCTTCTTTAGAGGACTTGAACTCTTCTTCCCCTGCTTGTCTGCTGTGATATCTGCAGATGTGTTTGACTTCATGCTCATTGCATCTCCAGGCTGGCACAAATCTATAGTACTTCTGGACAGCAATTGGAACAGAGAATATTATATGGAGAAGCATCACAGCCATGCTGACAACAACTCCAGATTTGCAATTAAAAGTGGAACTGCACATTTACTGATGTTCTGTATTAATCAGCTGGCTTAATTTCATGTGAGGATGAAAATAGTGCCCAGATGTCCAAAGGACATCTGCCTTCTGGTGCAGAACTGTCAGCTCTGTTTTCAGACGCTTGTCTCCCTACACAGTATGTTGGGACTCTGTCACCTCAGAACTGAACTCATGAAAACAGCCAAATCTGGAGTTGGTATTGCCATAAGCCACGCAGGAAAATACCGAGAACAGAAGTgtgctttacatttttctctgtttagagCAGCACTTTATTTCAAACAGTTGTCTGACTGGGATCCGCAATTCAGAATACTCTGAGGGCAAGGACTTTAGTTAGCTATTATACAATTAGATCACTCTTTCTATTTAAAGGCCACACAACGCTAtcattttcttgcctttgtgCTAGCAAATAGAGGGGTTAAGAATTGCTTAGCCTAGAAATGCTCATTGTTTGGGCACTCTGCTTACAAGGCAAATGAACTGCAGTCAGATTCCACTCTCAGGTGAGAGCTGTGTTCACTAAATGACATGTTTCTTCAAAAGGCTGCAGCAATATCAATTGCTTTTTTGTCCAGAACAAATCCAAAGGAATGCTCTGGAAACATCTACCTGACCGGGCCCTTCAAGCAAAGCTGGTGGAAGAAGCCATAGTTTATGGGTCCTTAATAGGATGTATATGTGAGGTAAGAGCTTTTGCAGGGTATGTGCAGAAAAAGCACTGTAAAAGCAGAGGACATGTTAATACCGGAAAAAGAGCTGGTGAAAGAGCTTAAGTGCTTTCAAGGCTGGTAACTTGTAGCAGAGCAGTTTTGAGAATTGCAGCAGTAGCACAGCAGTCCTTTTCTGGCTCTGCAGTAAAGGTACTTGAATCTTCCCTGCTGTGAGTTAAGTATGTGCATACAGCTCTGCTGCCATCTGCTGTCACCACAGAGCTCATCGCAGGGTTACCTTTTTGATCAGAGGAAACAAGTttcaaaataatgatttttgtcttgcttgtattttccttctgtctgaCCGTGCAGACCACACATGAAAATAAGGCCAATAGCAGGTCTTGTTTCCAGGTCTGTTGCGCTACCTTATTCCTTGAGGTTATGTACCTACCAGTTTGGCTGCTGCTGTCGTGGTTTACTGTGGAGTTACGTCCCAAAATACATCAAACACTCTGACCTACTGCATAGGACTTCCCAGAGTATCTCTGTATCACAGGACGTGACTCGGGTCCTTTTACATGAAGTTAAATAGCAAAGAAGTGAAATCAAATGTTTGATACGAAATGTGGGTCAACTTTGGTCCCTAAGTAATTCTACACAACTCGTCCCAAATCACCTAATTTTAGTGCTTAATCACCTGCACTCAGTGGCATTCTGCTGCCTCGGTGGTTATGTTCTGCTGTAGGTTTTTATTTGCACTTTTTAAGCTTTACCCATGAACTCGTGGGTCTGAGAACTCCCCCCTTTTCTCAAGGGCAGGTGACTGAAGCGGTGCTGTCCTGGCACAAGCACGAATGTGGAAGTCAACCCCTGCTTGTCCCACCAGCGTTAGGCACTGTACGTTGTGTATCTGTTGCGGTTTTGTGTCGTTGTGCAGACCTGGCGTTGCAGGGCCAGCCGGTTACTGTCACGTAGCGCTGTGGGGTGACGAAGTTGTTGCCGCCTGGTGCACGTTGCCGTGCCCCGCTCCCTAGCGCAGCGGGGGGCAGCTCGGTGCCCTCGGCCGGGCGGCGCGGCAGGCTCCCGGCCCAGACCTCCCGGCGCGGCACCCGGCACCCGGCACCGCTCCTCTTCGCGCTCCGACCAAAGCCGCGGCCCCGCGCTCCCCCCCGCACCTCGCACTCCGCCGCCGCTCGGTCCATGAGGCGCGCGAGGGACGCGAAGGCCGCGCCGGGGCGTTCCGGGTCCTCTCGGTGCAGCGGCGGGGgcccctcccgccccgcagCACTGACCGGGGCCGCtccccgctcccgctcccggggctgctgctgctcctcctcctcctcccgccgccgccgccgcgcccgctCCAGCACGGCGCGCGCCAGCCCCGCCgtccgcgccgccgccgccccgtcCATCCCGCCGCCGGCGCGCGCCGTCACAGTGCGCGCGTGCGCCCCGCGCCCCTCCGCCCGCGGCCGGTAGGgggcgccgcggccccgcccgccccgccctgaggcgcggccccggccgccgcccgcggGGGGGCGCCCGGAGGGGCCGTCCCGGGCCGTCCTCGCCATCCGCGGCGGCGATGGGCGCGGTGACCgccccggcggggccggcggaAGGGCGAGGAGAGGCGAGGAGAGGTGGGCGTTGCGCcgcggctcggcccggcccggcccggtccGGCCCGGCGGGAGATTCAAACGCGGCGGGGTGCGAGGCTGCCCGCCGTGACGGGAGCGGCGTGAGGCGCGGGGCGGGGACCGCACCGGGCAGGGACCGCAGCGGGCGGGGCGAGCGGCGGTACCGGAGGGGAGGCCGAGCGGGCTCAGAGCCCTTCGCTATGCCCCCCGCACAAAGCAAGCCCCGGGCGCGGCTGGCAGGGGGAGAGCACGGAGCGCCTTGCCTTGAGGCACCGCCGCAGACCAGCCCTTCACCGGCCTCTCCTTCATGAAACACGCTGGAGGCGCCAGCTGAGTGTTTGGATACAGCTAACGTTGGGTCTCCTCTACTCCGCTGAGGCGTTTGCTGAGGTGCTTGAGGTCTGAGGGACTGGGCTGAACATAAATGGGGAAGAAAGACAGTATTTGCTAAAAGCGATGTTAGCGTGTTTGAGTTGTTTCATCGATGTGACAGAGCCGTCTGGGGTGCTACTGCTTAATGACAAGTTGAGCATCTTCCCTTGAGTGTCCTTCTTTGCTATCGTTGGTCCTTTAGAGAGCGGGTGGCTTTGCAGTCGTGCTGCACACGTGGAACAGACTTGGAGAGGCCCTCCTCTGTCATTTtcataaatgggaaaaaaagatgtattcGCTGTATGCTCCTGCCAGCTATTTGTGGCAATTCTGGGGTAAAAAAGCTTACCACCTTGTTCAGGAGGTAAATTATTCCTCGCGTGTTGAAATTTCAACTCCGCCATTTTTTGATGTTTGGTGGCATAGaactcctcctgcagctgagtAAATACATCTGTCCCAAGAAGGCCGGCAGCTGAAATAGCTTGTGCTTTGAAATACATGTTCCCATTAGGATCCAGATGAGTTACCCTCATTTCCTTTACGTTCACTATCTTGAAATGTAATGGAGGTTTGTGCAATGCTGGGCACTTACACCAGATTTCCTTGTCGTTGGGGTGATGTATCGGAATATCTCAGGACAATACACATTATTTGGTTTATGAGGTGGGGAAAGCCGAGAACAGCTTATCCTGAGTACTCTGCTCAGGGATCAGGCAAGCATCATCGTGTAGGAAAGTGTTTGCCTGATGCTGAGTGCCATTTTGGTTCCGTTTCAGtcaaaggaaggaaattaaaatttcttaaaattcaaaAAGTGTGAGATGCTGGTATCCTTGCTTCCAGCTATGCAATATGCATGCCACTCTTCTCCTTATTGTTCTCCTGTTTCTGTTATCGCTTGGTTATTGTCTGCACAACAAGTCACTTTGCAACGTTTACAAAAACTTCAAGGTCTAGATGCATTCCTCGCGTTTTGCAGCGCTCGTGACCCTGCTAGCAGCTGGCACCCTGCCTCTCTCCGAGGGTTTTTCTCTCCACCGCCTGGCGCGGCGTCCCCATCCCTCGCCCCACGGGGACAGCAGCTGCCCGCGGGACGCCTCCCGCCGCCCTGAGTGCCGGGCTGAAGCCCCGGGCTCGGCGCCTGGGCGCAGGAAGCTCGCCGCTcgctcttccttccctccttccttccttccttcc from Anser cygnoides isolate HZ-2024a breed goose chromosome 5, Taihu_goose_T2T_genome, whole genome shotgun sequence harbors:
- the AKIP1 gene encoding A-kinase-interacting protein 1 isoform X1, with translation MARTARDGPSGRPPAGGGRGRASGRGGRGRGAPYRPRAEGRGAHARTVTARAGGGMDGAAAARTAGLARAVLERARRRRREEEEEQQQPRERERGAAPVSAAGREGPPPLHREDPERPGAAFASLARLMDRAAAECEKYYRFVPAWRCNEHEVKHICRYHSRQAGEEEFKSSKEEKNASAGESSRARTCHQCTRKASKDIYIEVSPGTYSITATSEDMVKQTHVVDISAGQSIDLTFVL
- the AKIP1 gene encoding A-kinase-interacting protein 1 isoform X2; its protein translation is MARTARDGPSGRPPAGGGRGRASGRGGRGRGAPYRPRAEGRGAHARTVTARAGGGMDGAAAARTAGLARAVLERARRRRREEEEEQQQPRERERGAAPVSAAGREGPPPLHREDPERPGAAFASLARLMDRAAAECERYVTVTGWPCNARSTIDLCQPGDAMSMKSNTSADITADKQGKKSSSPLKKRKMHLQENPVELELAISVPGKLPKISTLKFLLAPILSQQPQRTW